In Melanotaenia boesemani isolate fMelBoe1 chromosome 7, fMelBoe1.pri, whole genome shotgun sequence, a single window of DNA contains:
- the LOC121643389 gene encoding neuronal acetylcholine receptor subunit alpha-7-like yields the protein MRCHKFWGACSVGFYIWAVILFKGSLQGEHQRRLYKELLANYNRLERPVVNDSAAILVELGLTLLQIIDVDEKNQVLMTNAWLQLYWTDVYLSWNPENYPGVQNLRFPSDQIWTPDILLYNSADERFDATFHTNVLVNASGHCQYIPPGILKSTCYIDVRWFPFDVQKCDLKFGSWTHNGWLLDLQMLDVDTSTYIPNGEWDLVGVPAKRNELYYDCCKEPYPDVTFTVTMRRRTLYYGLNLLIPCVLISGLALLVFLLPADSGEKISLGITVLLSLTVFMLLVAEIMPATSDSVPLIAQYFASTMMIVGMSVVVTVIVLQFHHHDPHGGKMPKWVRVVLLNWCAWFLRMKQPGDERKRPHYKYRHTSQHHASTSSIEMGTMPSLTVPMSQTSCPPCPTGTSNGSMNLYFGNYHPMESPHCPPSSDSGVTLGGRAHGSLSDDTELPGGVGVGGLGMGVGAGMGVSIPPPEIQRILEEVSYIAQRFRDQDEAEAICSEWKFAAAVVDRLCLVAFSLFSIICTFTILMSAPNFIEAVSKDFT from the exons GGTCCTTGCAGGGGGAGCACCAAAGGAGGCTGTATAAGGAGCTTCTGGCCAACTACAATCGATTGGAGAGACCTGTGGTCAATGATTCAGCTGCTATCCTGGTGGAGCTGGGCCTCACACTGCTGCAGATTATAGATGTG GATGAAAAGAACCAAGTTCTGATGACCAATGCATGGCTGCAGCTG TACTGGACAGATGTCTACCTGAGCTGGAATCCAGAAAACTACCCTGGTGTTCAGAACCTTCGGTTTCCTTCTGACCAGATCTGGACGCCTGACATCCTCCTTTACAACAG TGCGGACGAGCGTTTTGACGCTACATTTCACACCAACGTTCTGGTGAATGCTTCAGGCCACTGTCAGTACATCCCCCCTGGCATCTTAAAGAGCACCTGTTACATCGATGTGCGTTGGTTCCCCTTTGATGTGCAGAAGTGTGACTTGAAGTTTGGCTCATGGACACACAACGGCTGGCTTCTGGACCTCCAGATGCTTGATGTGGACACATCCACTTACATACCCAATGGGGAGTGGGATCTTGTGG GTGTGCCAGCAAAGCGTAATGAGCTGTATTATGACTGCTGTAAGGAGCCCTACCCTGATGTGACGTTCACAGTCACCATGCGCCGCAGGACTCTATATTATGGACTAAATCTACTCATTCCCTGTGTGCTAATCTCTGGCTTGGCCCTGCTGGTCTTCCTCTTACCTGCAGACTCTGGAGAAAAGATCTCACTGG GCATCACTGTGCTGCTTTCACTAACTGTCTTCATGCTTCTGGTAGCAGAGATCATGCCCGCTACATCCGACTCTGTGCCCCTTATTG CTCAGTACTTTGCCAGCACCATGATGATTGTGGGAATGTCTGTGGTGGTGACCGTCATAGTCCTGCAGTTCCACCATCATGATCCTCATGGAGGCAAGATGCCTAAGTGG gttCGGGTGGTTCTGTTGAACTGGTGTGCCTGGTTTCTCCGTATGAAGCAACCTGGTGATGAGCGCAAGAGGCCTCATTACAAGTACCGTCACACCTCCCAACATCACGCCAGCACCAGTTCAATAGAGATGGGCACAATGCCAAGCCTCACAGTGCCTATGTCTCAGACATCATGTCCACCTTGCCCAACAGGCACCTCCAATGGTTCCATGAATCTCTACTTTGGCAATTACCATCCAATGGAAAGCCCACACTGCCCACCTTCCAGCGACTCTGGGGTCACCCTTGGGGGACGTGCCCATGGCTCCCTCAGCGATGACACTGAGCTACCTGGTGGGGTTGGTGTTGGAGGTCTGGGAATGGGAGTTGGAGCTGGGATGGGAGTAAGCATCCCTCCACCAGAGATCCAGCGCATCTTAGAGGAGGTGTCCTACATAGCACAAAGGTTCCGGGACCAGGATGAGGCTGAGGCCATCTGCAGCGAGTGGAAGTTTGCAGCGGCTGTGGTAGACCGCCTGTGCCTGGTGGCCTTCTCACTTTTCTCCATCATTTGCACTTTCACCATCTTGATGTCAGCACCCAACTTCATCGAGGCCGTTTCCAAGGACTTCACATAA